In one Leptospira levettii genomic region, the following are encoded:
- the hrpB gene encoding ATP-dependent helicase HrpB, whose amino-acid sequence MNPNFETFPVLSALQKIVDSIQKNPVTILDAPPGSGKTTALPLELLKFNLTAGKKTCILEPRRIAAKNAAKRICQTIGESVGGTVGYRVRFDSKINRDTKIEFVTDGILTKYLLSDPELSEYGLLIFDEFHERRLESDLCFALARKSQEIFRSDLKILIMSATLEGQNFVNLGITNPPIEVSTVTHPLEIFYMGQSQKNIIQRFIDLIPKAVEQTTGDILVFLSGKKEILDLKSQLEVNQTIKENSIVLPLFGDMNLSDQEKIFLPDSRGRKKIILSTNIAESSVTIPGVRVVFDSGYFKHTIFDPDSGITHLVRDRISLSSAKQRAGRASREGKGFVYKLWSKEEESDFYDRTKPEILEGDLDRLVLEIKSFGEEINSLPFLDPPNKGSLALSMARLKLLGCLDKKNQLTDLGKETLLYPLPIRLGCVISRLPKEKETIIADIVSILGKESTGTETKEFPNSISQNSFSQELKLVYEQILSIFKGKNVYPQNNKSDHRDFYFCKGFPDRIGKRKEKEGKEYKLSNGKIGTFNSNLLHLPEYILALDTISFGSTLYITQYLPISIEQIEESLNEHIETLQSPEMKTNQRDESFLIVKEERKIGDLILDSKELTKPNPTSIQNALLEYLSSLDWDYEWKKREDLLYYYHRVQFLVKNGVLGVNVSLDHLKSTVKEWLFPFLNFEAQKFSLTNLPFLEAFKSYVGYENQSIIQKEAPTSIQVPSGSTLPLQYHNNEPELHVKLQELFGLKSLPNLANGKVKILVHLLSPARRPVQITKDLESFWNNGYHEVKKELKGRYPKHPWPDKPWEAIPTKHLNHNKRS is encoded by the coding sequence GTGAATCCCAACTTCGAAACATTCCCTGTTTTATCCGCCTTACAAAAGATAGTTGATTCTATCCAAAAAAATCCTGTAACGATTTTGGATGCACCACCGGGTTCTGGTAAAACGACTGCCCTACCTTTGGAACTTTTAAAATTCAATTTAACTGCAGGGAAAAAAACTTGTATCCTCGAACCAAGACGGATTGCAGCAAAAAATGCAGCCAAACGGATTTGCCAGACCATTGGAGAATCAGTTGGCGGAACTGTTGGATACCGTGTCCGTTTTGATTCTAAAATCAATCGAGATACAAAAATCGAATTTGTTACTGATGGGATTTTAACAAAATATCTACTGTCTGATCCTGAACTGTCTGAATATGGTTTACTTATCTTTGATGAATTTCATGAAAGAAGATTAGAATCGGATCTTTGTTTTGCTTTGGCTAGAAAATCCCAAGAGATCTTTCGAAGTGATTTAAAAATTCTCATCATGTCTGCTACTTTAGAAGGACAAAACTTTGTTAATCTTGGGATTACAAATCCTCCCATTGAAGTTTCAACTGTCACACATCCATTAGAAATTTTCTATATGGGCCAATCTCAAAAAAATATCATACAACGATTCATCGACCTAATACCCAAGGCAGTCGAACAGACAACAGGCGATATTTTGGTTTTTTTATCGGGGAAAAAAGAAATTTTAGATTTAAAATCCCAACTTGAGGTAAACCAAACAATCAAAGAGAACTCTATCGTTCTTCCTTTGTTTGGAGATATGAATTTATCTGACCAAGAAAAAATCTTCTTACCAGACTCTCGAGGCAGAAAGAAAATTATCTTATCCACAAATATTGCAGAATCATCTGTAACCATTCCTGGTGTGCGAGTCGTTTTTGATTCTGGTTATTTTAAACATACAATTTTTGATCCTGATTCGGGAATCACACACTTGGTCCGAGACCGAATTAGTCTCAGTAGTGCAAAACAAAGAGCAGGACGTGCATCGCGTGAAGGGAAAGGATTCGTTTACAAACTTTGGTCCAAAGAGGAAGAATCAGACTTTTATGATCGTACGAAACCAGAAATCCTCGAAGGTGATTTAGACCGCTTGGTTTTGGAAATCAAATCATTTGGTGAAGAAATAAATTCTCTTCCTTTCCTTGACCCACCAAACAAAGGTTCACTGGCACTTTCCATGGCACGTTTAAAATTATTAGGTTGTTTAGACAAAAAAAACCAACTTACAGATTTAGGGAAAGAAACGTTATTATACCCCCTTCCCATTCGATTAGGATGTGTGATCTCACGGTTGCCAAAAGAAAAAGAAACTATCATTGCAGACATTGTATCGATTTTGGGTAAAGAATCCACAGGAACAGAGACAAAGGAATTTCCGAATTCCATTTCACAGAATTCATTCTCACAAGAATTAAAACTCGTTTATGAGCAAATTTTGAGCATTTTTAAAGGGAAAAATGTTTATCCACAAAATAACAAAAGTGACCACAGAGACTTTTATTTTTGCAAAGGATTTCCAGATCGGATAGGAAAACGAAAAGAAAAAGAGGGGAAAGAGTATAAACTCTCCAATGGAAAAATAGGTACGTTTAATTCAAACTTACTCCACTTACCCGAATACATACTTGCACTCGATACAATTTCTTTTGGATCTACTTTATACATCACACAATACCTCCCCATTTCTATTGAACAAATCGAAGAAAGTCTTAACGAACACATTGAAACATTACAAAGCCCTGAAATGAAAACAAACCAAAGGGATGAATCTTTTCTAATTGTCAAAGAGGAAAGAAAAATTGGGGATCTGATTTTGGATTCTAAAGAACTCACAAAACCAAATCCAACCTCCATTCAAAATGCTCTGTTAGAATACTTATCTAGTTTGGATTGGGATTACGAATGGAAAAAAAGAGAAGACCTTTTGTATTATTATCATCGAGTACAATTTTTGGTCAAAAATGGTGTGTTAGGTGTCAATGTTTCCCTGGATCATTTGAAATCAACAGTAAAGGAGTGGCTGTTTCCATTTCTAAATTTTGAAGCACAAAAGTTTTCTTTAACAAATCTTCCATTTTTAGAAGCATTTAAATCTTATGTAGGATATGAAAACCAATCGATCATCCAAAAGGAGGCACCGACATCAATCCAAGTTCCTTCTGGTTCTACTTTACCCTTACAATACCATAACAATGAGCCCGAGTTACATGTCAAATTACAGGAGTTATTCGGACTTAAATCTTTACCAAATTTAGCAAATGGGAAAGTAAAAATCTTAGTCCATTTGTTATCACCCGCAAGAAGGCCAGTTCAAATTACAAAAGACTTAGAAAGTTTTTGGAATAACGGATATCATGAGGTAAAAAAAGAGTTAAAAGGACGTTATCCAAAACACCCTTGGCCAGACAAACCTTGGGAAGCGATTCCTACAAAACATTTAAATCACAACAAACGTTCGTAA
- a CDS encoding choice-of-anchor D domain-containing protein translates to MVENQRFGPKHMQKKYILIPLFSIFTFISCPGAGGGGGGGAAFALLGLGGGGGGTDVGAPKLEVTYSGVARESGSSISLGSEPINTTNGKLATLTIQNKGTSSLTLPGSPIVTISGTDSSHFQLTQPNQTTLAPNASVTFSLRFKPTSEGLKTAIVKLSTSDPALSAFQLTFTGTGGPAAAKLTVSQGATEIVGNGSFNVGSVEEQSSGTPVQFTISNTGSLPSTLGTPVVESSNAQFTVSAVSVANGSTLAQDGTFTFNVTFSPANTTPTSKSSTITVNATPSNFIFTVNGTATVKPVPTIAISHNSSSYTSGGTLPTFGILWPGLSSTAKTVTITNNGTATLTGLAVNEFSGNTDQFTTSAAGSTSLTPGQSTTFTVTFSPTTSGSKTAVVRVTSTNGNNGSSSSSDITVEGTGKSNAGISVSWTALKEKAVNDTDGGYKVCYSKTSGFNPADVNGTTIFCDTVPNAGGTTPTTKIITVNTYGTWYIKVFAFGKYNTTGGTPSTQTSVNVPST, encoded by the coding sequence GTGGTCGAAAATCAACGTTTTGGTCCCAAACACATGCAAAAAAAGTACATTCTAATTCCCTTATTTTCTATTTTCACGTTTATATCTTGCCCGGGTGCGGGCGGAGGTGGTGGAGGGGGAGCCGCATTTGCTCTGTTAGGACTCGGTGGAGGGGGAGGGGGAACGGATGTCGGAGCACCGAAGTTAGAAGTTACTTATTCGGGTGTTGCTAGGGAAAGTGGGTCAAGTATCAGTTTAGGTTCTGAACCCATCAATACGACCAATGGAAAATTAGCGACTCTCACAATCCAAAACAAAGGTACCTCATCCCTGACTTTGCCAGGATCCCCAATTGTCACCATCAGTGGAACTGATAGTTCACACTTCCAATTGACACAACCGAACCAAACAACACTTGCACCCAATGCTTCTGTAACCTTTAGTTTGCGATTCAAACCAACTTCGGAAGGACTTAAGACTGCAATTGTAAAGTTATCCACTTCGGATCCAGCACTATCTGCCTTCCAATTAACATTCACTGGTACAGGCGGACCAGCTGCAGCAAAGTTGACAGTTTCTCAAGGAGCAACTGAAATTGTAGGCAATGGTAGTTTTAATGTAGGAAGTGTAGAAGAACAATCTTCTGGAACACCGGTTCAGTTCACAATTAGTAATACAGGGAGTTTACCTTCCACTTTAGGAACTCCCGTTGTGGAGAGTTCCAATGCACAGTTTACGGTTTCTGCAGTTTCCGTTGCGAATGGATCAACATTAGCACAAGATGGAACATTTACATTTAATGTAACGTTTTCACCAGCGAATACAACGCCAACATCAAAATCATCAACGATTACAGTGAATGCAACACCATCCAATTTTATATTTACAGTGAACGGTACAGCAACCGTAAAACCAGTTCCAACCATAGCCATTTCACATAACTCTAGTTCGTATACTTCTGGTGGAACTCTGCCAACGTTTGGAATTTTATGGCCAGGTTTATCTTCCACGGCAAAAACCGTTACGATCACCAATAACGGAACGGCAACACTCACAGGACTTGCTGTAAATGAATTCAGTGGGAATACAGATCAATTCACAACGAGTGCTGCAGGTTCTACGTCATTGACTCCAGGACAAAGTACAACATTTACAGTTACTTTCTCCCCGACTACAAGTGGATCCAAAACAGCAGTCGTTAGAGTCACAAGTACGAATGGAAACAATGGTTCATCCTCATCATCTGATATCACAGTAGAAGGGACTGGAAAATCGAATGCAGGTATCTCTGTTTCATGGACTGCATTAAAAGAAAAAGCGGTGAATGATACCGATGGTGGTTATAAGGTTTGTTATAGTAAAACAAGTGGGTTTAATCCTGCTGATGTAAATGGGACTACTATATTTTGCGACACAGTCCCAAATGCTGGTGGTACAACTCCTACTACCAAAATCATCACAGTGAATACTTATGGGACATGGTATATAAAGGTTTTTGCATTTGGTAAATACAATACGACCGGTGGAACACCATCGACTCAAACATCAGTAAATGTACCTTCTACCTAA
- a CDS encoding ClpXP protease specificity-enhancing factor SspB, with protein MSQNLTQEEITTLREFKRDLFNLYWERFGVFYLHVMPHPKLEIGKRGLLNAEKESGIVLVFGDKAVKVLDSKPDYLFAELQFGSTWEPTMIPWDAVFRIYDKFQNSATQLRFLQIETNTNPEESLSKPKSQKPEVTGEGNVIRVDFGGKRNE; from the coding sequence ATGAGCCAAAACCTCACGCAGGAAGAAATCACAACATTACGTGAGTTCAAAAGAGACTTATTCAATTTATACTGGGAACGTTTTGGAGTTTTTTACCTCCATGTAATGCCTCATCCAAAATTGGAAATTGGGAAACGTGGACTTCTCAATGCAGAAAAAGAATCTGGCATCGTACTCGTGTTTGGTGATAAAGCAGTCAAAGTATTGGATAGTAAACCAGATTATTTATTCGCGGAACTACAATTTGGTTCTACCTGGGAACCAACCATGATCCCTTGGGATGCCGTTTTTAGAATTTACGACAAATTCCAAAATTCTGCTACCCAACTTCGGTTTTTACAAATCGAAACAAACACAAACCCAGAAGAATCATTATCAAAACCAAAATCCCAAAAACCAGAAGTCACTGGCGAAGGGAATGTCATTCGAGTTGATTTTGGAGGCAAACGAAACGAATGA
- a CDS encoding lysoplasmalogenase family protein: MVYYFILTAIPFAIVSAFCIHWITLSDESNPEKRLEISRGVYLGFSFQVIVFAWLLFQLGHSRFAFPVVAIAFSMLGDWFNLQFPLAKKYMKDPVLGGIFSFAIAQIFFLLAIRQLITWEELYSSPRPFLITLLFIILPALIFYFRVYNPNRSKWVMASAFIYGIILCFFVSLCINAYLLYGGVWIYLGIGAGFFLLSDAVMGETTINGTRHPKWEFQVPWITYLIAQCFLLVGFFLVSHTRLLAH, from the coding sequence ATGGTATATTATTTCATTCTCACAGCCATTCCCTTTGCCATCGTTTCTGCTTTTTGTATCCATTGGATCACCCTAAGCGACGAATCGAATCCAGAAAAACGTTTAGAGATTTCCCGAGGGGTATATTTAGGATTTTCGTTCCAAGTGATTGTTTTTGCTTGGTTATTATTCCAATTAGGTCATTCACGTTTTGCCTTTCCAGTTGTTGCAATCGCCTTTTCTATGCTAGGTGACTGGTTCAATTTACAATTCCCATTGGCGAAAAAATATATGAAAGATCCTGTTTTAGGTGGCATCTTTAGTTTCGCCATTGCTCAAATCTTTTTTTTATTGGCCATTCGCCAATTGATCACTTGGGAAGAATTGTATTCTAGTCCGAGACCCTTCCTCATTACTTTACTTTTTATCATATTGCCCGCTTTGATTTTCTATTTTAGAGTGTACAATCCGAATCGTTCCAAATGGGTGATGGCTTCTGCGTTTATTTATGGAATCATTTTGTGTTTTTTTGTGTCCCTATGTATTAACGCCTATTTGTTGTATGGTGGTGTTTGGATTTATTTGGGAATTGGAGCAGGATTTTTCCTTCTCTCAGATGCTGTGATGGGTGAAACAACAATCAATGGTACAAGACATCCAAAATGGGAATTTCAAGTTCCATGGATTACCTATCTAATTGCTCAGTGTTTTTTACTCGTTGGTTTTTTTCTTGTTTCCCATACGAGACTACTTGCTCATTAA
- a CDS encoding methylated-DNA--[protein]-cysteine S-methyltransferase yields the protein MESQGKHYQLIQNVIEYLIQNFESQPSLDSLAQIAKLSPSHFQKLFLEYVGVTPKQFLSSVTVTHAKRIIQKTSILDTTYRLGLSSTGRLHDLFIKLEGMTPGEYKSFGEGVVLYYEFFPTILGEMVVVSSEKSIQSLQFLQPGQDKEESLSAIKVSFPNASWIEEQREIHNPVKDFLQTFSLPKSPIHLSVLGTPFQIKVWQSLLSIPSGDTSTYGEIAESIGKKNAQRAVGTAIGKNPIAVLIPCHRVIQSSGLFGGYRWDPKRKQTLLLWEKATHSLKMDSEFSF from the coding sequence GTGGAATCGCAAGGAAAACATTACCAACTCATTCAAAATGTCATTGAATATTTGATCCAAAATTTTGAATCCCAACCCAGTTTAGATTCATTGGCTCAAATTGCCAAATTAAGTCCTTCTCATTTCCAAAAACTGTTTTTAGAGTATGTTGGTGTCACACCCAAACAATTTTTATCTTCTGTAACGGTAACACACGCTAAACGAATCATCCAAAAAACATCAATACTTGATACTACATACCGATTGGGATTATCCAGCACAGGTAGATTACACGATTTATTTATCAAATTAGAAGGAATGACTCCAGGTGAATATAAATCGTTTGGAGAAGGGGTAGTCTTATACTATGAGTTTTTTCCTACAATTCTAGGGGAAATGGTAGTTGTATCGTCTGAGAAATCGATTCAGAGTTTACAGTTTTTACAACCAGGTCAGGACAAAGAAGAGAGTTTGTCTGCAATCAAAGTAAGTTTCCCAAATGCGAGTTGGATTGAAGAACAAAGAGAAATACACAATCCAGTGAAGGATTTTTTACAAACGTTTTCGTTACCAAAATCTCCTATCCATCTGTCTGTGTTAGGGACTCCTTTCCAAATAAAGGTATGGCAATCACTTTTGTCGATCCCTTCAGGAGATACTTCCACTTATGGAGAAATTGCGGAATCCATTGGCAAAAAAAATGCACAACGTGCAGTGGGTACCGCCATTGGAAAAAATCCAATTGCAGTACTCATTCCTTGCCACCGAGTCATCCAATCTTCTGGTTTATTTGGTGGTTACCGTTGGGACCCCAAACGCAAACAAACATTACTTTTGTGGGAGAAAGCAACTCACTCTCTTAAAATGGATTCAGAGTTTTCATTTTAA
- a CDS encoding polysaccharide biosynthesis protein: MKSIPRRYWVFPVDILFMFLSYFLAHLVRFENIGFLENYPDFWVCATIVVVTRSIVFLFSGIYRSLWSYASLHDLLAIIKATILSSLVSTLALLFYNRFYQLSRMVPILDTLILLGFLCLRSLSWRMIREQIFSPDKTRKGTPILLVGAGKLGSSFLTEIRRNVDLDYFPIGFLDDNVSKKGGYIQGIPILGSTEEIGKVLNRYAVKKVIMTVPQPDGRVVSKLMKECEGAGVEFKILPTFGEYLAEKPNITQLREVQVEDLLGRPTVDLEIESIRSYLEKKVILVTGAGGSIGSEICRQVALFKPSVLVILDAAETPLYEIDYELRKNFSELNIDIRPVIADVKNLSRISAVFEEHRPSVVFHSAAYKHVPMMEINPSEAILNNVMGTKNVADVCRLIGVERFVLISTDKAVNPVNVMGASKRAAEIYLQHISQNSRTKFITVRFGNVLGSNGSVIPRFREQIKRGGPVTVTHPEVIRYFMTIPEATQLVLQAGSMGEHGEIFLLDMGEPVRILSLAEEMIRLSGYTPYKDINIEFSGLRPGEKLYEELLLNAEGIKKTHHPKIRIAAPLDHYNLLLFQNKLNRLFSLAKANKNREIFAGLKDIIPEYKIHDEYIEWETSHGKRNL, encoded by the coding sequence ATGAAATCGATCCCAAGACGATACTGGGTTTTTCCTGTAGACATTCTCTTTATGTTTCTGTCCTATTTTCTCGCACACTTGGTGCGATTTGAAAATATTGGGTTTCTCGAGAATTACCCTGATTTTTGGGTCTGCGCCACAATCGTCGTGGTCACGAGAAGTATTGTATTTTTATTTTCAGGAATTTATCGTTCTTTGTGGTCCTATGCTTCGTTACACGACCTTTTGGCCATCATCAAAGCGACTATCCTTTCTTCCTTGGTTTCTACCTTAGCCCTTCTCTTTTATAATCGATTTTACCAATTATCACGAATGGTTCCTATTCTTGATACCCTCATCCTTTTAGGATTTTTGTGCCTACGAAGTTTGAGTTGGAGAATGATCAGAGAACAAATTTTTAGCCCTGACAAAACCAGGAAAGGAACTCCAATCCTCCTCGTTGGTGCAGGGAAATTAGGAAGTTCTTTTTTAACTGAAATTAGGCGAAACGTAGACTTAGATTATTTCCCAATCGGATTTTTGGATGATAATGTTTCCAAAAAAGGTGGTTACATCCAAGGAATTCCCATTCTCGGATCAACTGAAGAAATTGGAAAAGTTTTGAATCGTTATGCGGTCAAAAAAGTCATTATGACTGTTCCACAACCCGATGGACGTGTTGTGAGTAAACTGATGAAAGAATGCGAAGGTGCAGGTGTTGAGTTTAAAATCTTACCTACATTTGGCGAATACCTTGCAGAGAAACCCAATATCACACAACTTCGCGAAGTACAAGTGGAAGATTTGCTTGGTAGACCTACCGTTGATTTAGAAATTGAATCCATTCGATCTTACCTAGAAAAAAAAGTCATTCTCGTAACGGGTGCTGGTGGGTCGATTGGATCGGAAATTTGCCGTCAAGTAGCTCTTTTTAAACCAAGTGTACTTGTCATCTTAGATGCCGCCGAAACGCCGTTATACGAGATTGACTACGAACTTCGAAAAAACTTTTCTGAATTGAATATTGACATTCGACCTGTCATCGCTGATGTAAAAAATTTATCTAGAATCTCGGCTGTTTTTGAAGAACATAGGCCATCTGTTGTTTTCCACTCAGCTGCCTACAAACATGTCCCCATGATGGAGATTAATCCTTCGGAAGCGATTCTCAATAATGTGATGGGAACAAAAAACGTAGCCGATGTGTGTCGATTGATTGGAGTGGAACGTTTCGTACTCATTTCCACAGACAAAGCAGTAAACCCAGTCAATGTGATGGGTGCCTCAAAACGTGCTGCTGAAATTTACCTTCAACATATCTCTCAAAATTCTAGAACCAAATTCATCACAGTTCGATTTGGGAATGTACTTGGTTCCAACGGAAGTGTGATCCCAAGGTTCCGAGAACAAATCAAACGTGGTGGTCCTGTGACAGTGACTCACCCAGAAGTGATCCGATACTTTATGACAATCCCAGAAGCCACACAACTGGTTTTACAAGCAGGGAGTATGGGAGAACATGGGGAAATCTTTTTACTCGATATGGGTGAACCGGTTCGCATATTATCACTTGCCGAAGAGATGATACGCCTTTCTGGATACACACCTTACAAAGATATTAATATCGAATTTTCTGGACTTAGACCGGGGGAAAAACTTTACGAAGAACTTCTGTTAAATGCAGAAGGAATCAAAAAAACCCACCACCCAAAAATTCGAATTGCTGCTCCACTTGATCACTACAATTTATTACTCTTTCAAAATAAACTGAATCGGTTATTTTCCCTCGCAAAAGCCAATAAAAATAGGGAAATTTTTGCAGGATTAAAAGACATCATTCCAGAATATAAAATCCACGATGAATACATCGAATGGGAAACTTCACACGGTAAAAGGAATTTATGA